Proteins encoded in a region of the Ralstonia pseudosolanacearum genome:
- the cmk gene encoding (d)CMP kinase, with translation MSDVAAFTAYPVIAIDGPTASGKGTVAHQIADLLGFHLLDSGSLYRLVALVSMRENIDDHDVSSLARIASELDVRFKADHIWLKGEDVSLALRHESVGNQASAIAVHGAVREALHARQRAFLEAPGLVADGRDMGTVVFPEAVLKVFLTASVQARAERRYKQLIAKGFSATVESLSQDLEARDLRDRTRSVAPLRPAQDARQLDSSDMTVDEVVAQVLDWYRQVQGANKAN, from the coding sequence ATGTCTGACGTTGCTGCTTTTACCGCGTACCCGGTTATCGCCATCGACGGTCCGACCGCGTCCGGCAAGGGCACGGTCGCGCACCAGATTGCCGATTTGCTTGGTTTCCACCTGCTGGATAGCGGATCTTTGTATCGGCTGGTGGCCCTTGTCAGCATGCGCGAGAACATCGACGACCACGACGTGAGCAGCCTCGCGCGCATTGCCAGTGAGTTGGATGTGCGTTTCAAGGCCGATCACATTTGGCTCAAGGGCGAAGATGTGAGCTTGGCGCTACGTCACGAGTCGGTCGGAAATCAGGCTTCCGCCATTGCCGTCCATGGAGCCGTGCGAGAGGCGCTGCATGCACGTCAGCGTGCGTTCCTGGAGGCACCTGGCCTTGTCGCAGATGGTCGTGACATGGGCACGGTGGTTTTCCCCGAAGCGGTGCTCAAGGTGTTCCTCACGGCAAGCGTGCAGGCACGCGCCGAGAGGCGCTATAAACAATTGATTGCAAAGGGATTTTCTGCTACAGTGGAAAGTCTTTCGCAGGATCTGGAGGCGCGTGATTTGCGGGATCGCACCCGCAGCGTCGCGCCGCTGCGTCCGGCGCAAGATGCGCGGCAGCTGGATTCGTCCGACATGACGGTCGATGAAGTGGTTGCGCAGGTACTGGACTGGTACCGGCAGGTGCAGGGCGCCAACAAGGCGAACTGA